Proteins encoded within one genomic window of Candidatus Pseudothioglobus singularis PS1:
- a CDS encoding NADH-quinone oxidoreductase subunit M: MDSLLSILIWLPIFGAGAVLLIGNNRSQLARWVSAGISILVFLLSINLFLDFDTNTSSMQFVEKMSWISQFNIFYHLGIDGISMPLIILTTFSTILVIIAGWEVIKNRVADYMAAFLMMEGIIIGVFSAMDSMLYYVFWEASLIPMLLIIGVWGGQNRVYAAIKFFLYTFLGSVFMLVSLIYMYNLGGSFAISDMHSLPLTLSQQSWIFWAFFLAFAVKVPMFPVHTWLPDAHVQAPTGGSVILAAIMLKMGGYGFFRFSLPITPDASSYFSFVVIVLSLIAIVYIGFVALVQKDMKKLIAYSSISHMGFVTLGVFALFSIMKMDSNGELISIAGASIESAYLGLEGAMIQMVSHGFISAAMFLVVGVLYDRLHSREISTYGGVVNSMPKFTGFAVLFAMANAGLPGTSGFVGEFMVILGALQANFWYAFLAAMTLIVGAAYTLWMVKRVFWGPIVNPDVKTLSDVNAREFGVLSILAVAVLWMGIYPQPVIEVMHISIANLLEQSLTTKIPAIL, encoded by the coding sequence ATGGATTCATTGCTAAGTATTTTGATTTGGTTGCCTATTTTTGGAGCTGGTGCAGTACTGTTGATTGGAAATAATAGAAGCCAACTTGCAAGATGGGTCAGCGCTGGCATATCAATACTCGTCTTTCTTTTATCTATAAATTTGTTTTTAGACTTTGATACAAATACATCATCGATGCAGTTTGTTGAAAAAATGAGCTGGATTTCTCAGTTTAATATTTTTTATCATCTGGGAATAGATGGAATTTCAATGCCTTTGATTATCTTGACTACTTTTTCTACAATATTGGTCATCATTGCTGGGTGGGAGGTTATTAAAAATAGGGTGGCTGATTACATGGCTGCATTTTTAATGATGGAGGGGATCATTATTGGTGTCTTCTCAGCAATGGACTCAATGCTTTACTATGTTTTTTGGGAAGCTTCATTAATACCAATGCTTCTAATCATAGGAGTTTGGGGTGGTCAAAATCGTGTTTATGCCGCAATTAAGTTCTTTTTGTACACATTCCTAGGTTCGGTATTTATGCTTGTTTCACTCATTTATATGTACAACCTTGGTGGTTCATTTGCTATTTCTGATATGCATTCTTTGCCATTAACATTGAGTCAGCAGAGCTGGATTTTTTGGGCATTTTTCCTTGCATTTGCGGTCAAAGTTCCAATGTTTCCAGTTCATACATGGCTTCCTGATGCCCACGTTCAGGCACCAACAGGGGGCTCAGTAATTCTAGCTGCTATTATGTTGAAAATGGGTGGTTATGGATTCTTTAGATTCTCACTACCTATAACGCCAGATGCATCATCCTATTTTTCTTTTGTTGTCATCGTGCTCTCATTAATTGCCATTGTCTATATTGGCTTCGTTGCTTTAGTTCAAAAAGACATGAAGAAATTAATTGCTTACTCCTCAATCTCTCATATGGGGTTCGTTACTTTAGGTGTCTTCGCTTTATTCTCAATTATGAAAATGGACTCAAATGGTGAACTTATATCGATTGCTGGAGCAAGTATTGAAAGTGCATACCTTGGGCTAGAGGGAGCAATGATTCAAATGGTTTCTCATGGCTTCATATCTGCCGCTATGTTCTTGGTAGTTGGCGTGCTATATGATCGTCTTCATTCCAGGGAAATTTCTACTTACGGTGGTGTTGTCAATTCAATGCCAAAATTTACAGGTTTTGCTGTTTTGTTTGCAATGGCAAATGCTGGACTCCCAGGTACCTCCGGTTTTGTTGGAGAATTTATGGTCATCCTAGGTGCGCTTCAAGCAAATTTTTGGTACGCATTTTTAGCTGCTATGACTCTGATAGTTGGTGCGGCATATACACTATGGATGGTTAAACGGGTATTTTGGGGACCAATTGTCAATCCAGATGTAAAAACGCTGAGTGATGTTAACGCCAGAGAATTTGGTGTCCTTTCAATTCTTGCGGTGGCGGTATTGTGGATGGGTATTTATCCTCAGCCCGTAATTGAGGTAATGCATATTTCTATCGCAAACCTTTTAGAGCAGTCCCTTACGACTAAAATACCAGCTATATTATGA
- the nuoN gene encoding NADH-quinone oxidoreductase subunit NuoN gives MNFNFNVSELIFILPELFLLSAISFILLFDLFVSEKYKKYSYHLSQLALIITGFLAFNLIGESATIFSGTFVLDNLGSTFKVFVLGFSVIALVYSRQYLIVHELLRNEYFILALMSILGMMIMISGHSLLTLYLGLEIMSLSLYALIATARDRAFAIEAALKYFVLGAIASGLLLYGMSMIYGITGGLDIAQISNFASSSTLESQETLILNFGLVFLVIGVAFKLGAVPFHMWVPDVYQGSPTSVTMFLSTVPKIAAVALLVRLLIDGLGNFQQYWADLFMILAVLSIAIGSLVALTQVNIKRMLAYSTISHVGFVLLGFMTGVLEGYGSAVFYVLAYILMSLAAFGSIIALNRNGFEADQVSDFKGLSKHSPWFALIMLVVMLSMAGVPPFIGFYSKLFILQQVISEGYVILAVVAVIFAVISAYYYLQVIKTMYFDESDKEIIVSAPIDLKVVLSLNGILILIIGLMPSFWMNLSVSLF, from the coding sequence ATGAATTTTAACTTTAATGTTTCAGAACTAATCTTTATTTTGCCGGAGCTTTTTCTCCTAAGCGCAATTTCTTTTATTTTATTATTTGATTTATTTGTTAGTGAGAAATACAAAAAATATTCTTATCATTTGTCTCAATTGGCGCTAATAATTACAGGTTTTCTTGCGTTTAATCTAATTGGTGAGAGCGCAACTATTTTCTCTGGGACATTCGTGCTGGATAATTTAGGCTCAACCTTTAAAGTATTTGTTCTTGGGTTTTCAGTGATTGCGCTTGTTTACTCTCGTCAATACCTTATAGTCCATGAGCTATTAAGGAACGAATATTTCATTCTTGCGCTAATGTCCATCCTTGGAATGATGATTATGATATCTGGACATAGCCTCCTTACTTTGTATTTGGGATTGGAAATAATGTCACTCTCACTTTATGCACTTATAGCAACTGCAAGGGATAGAGCCTTTGCGATTGAGGCAGCATTAAAGTATTTTGTTTTAGGTGCTATTGCTTCAGGCTTGCTGCTGTATGGAATGTCGATGATCTATGGCATAACTGGTGGCTTAGATATTGCCCAGATATCAAATTTTGCAAGTTCATCCACACTAGAATCTCAAGAAACATTGATTCTTAATTTTGGTCTAGTTTTTCTTGTAATCGGTGTTGCTTTCAAACTTGGTGCAGTTCCTTTTCATATGTGGGTGCCAGATGTCTATCAAGGCTCACCTACTTCAGTCACAATGTTTCTATCAACGGTTCCAAAGATTGCGGCAGTTGCCTTATTAGTTCGACTGCTTATTGATGGTTTGGGTAATTTTCAGCAGTATTGGGCTGATTTATTTATGATCCTAGCTGTCCTTTCCATTGCTATCGGATCGCTAGTTGCATTGACTCAAGTGAATATTAAAAGAATGCTCGCTTATTCAACTATATCGCATGTAGGGTTTGTACTCCTGGGCTTTATGACAGGAGTTTTAGAGGGTTATGGTTCAGCTGTATTTTATGTATTGGCTTATATTCTAATGAGTCTAGCAGCTTTTGGGTCCATCATAGCGCTGAATAGAAATGGTTTTGAAGCTGACCAAGTTTCAGACTTTAAAGGCCTTAGTAAGCACTCTCCATGGTTTGCTCTAATTATGCTTGTGGTAATGCTGTCAATGGCAGGAGTTCCTCCTTTTATTGGGTTTTATTCTAAGCTATTTATCCTTCAACAGGTGATATCTGAGGGTTACGTCATTCTGGCAGTCGTAGCAGTTATTTTTGCAGTCATCAGTGCTTATTATTATTTACAAGTCATTAAAACCATGTACTTTGACGAGTCAGATAAAGAAATTATTGTCTCCGCTCCAATTGATCTAAAGGTTGTTCTGTCCTTAAATGGTATCCTGATATTAATCATTGGCTTAATGCCGAGTTTTTGGATGAATCTATCTGTTTCACTCTTCTAA
- a CDS encoding glycerophosphodiester phosphodiesterase, producing the protein MIIAHRGVSFTFPENSLPAFEASWELGVDGIEGDFHLTKDGEIICIHDDDTERVCNTKAVIHNSTLKDLKELELSSKGDSNLNLKIPTLSEVIQSAPKGKKIFIEIKCGPEILSPLLNQLSNSEMSPDDIVVISFHSDVIKELKALNPVYKGFFLYSCEDGRDFDRLIDEALEINANGISTDNESSKLFVDKVIDAGLEYHSWTIDDADIALKLIEWGASSITTNDPESIMKRIKG; encoded by the coding sequence ATGATTATTGCGCATCGTGGAGTCTCATTTACATTCCCTGAAAACTCTCTGCCAGCCTTTGAGGCATCTTGGGAGCTCGGTGTTGATGGAATCGAAGGCGACTTCCATTTAACTAAAGATGGTGAAATTATTTGTATCCATGATGATGACACTGAGAGAGTCTGCAACACTAAGGCGGTGATCCACAACTCAACTCTTAAAGATTTAAAAGAATTAGAACTAAGTTCTAAAGGAGACTCTAATCTCAATCTAAAAATTCCGACATTGTCTGAGGTAATCCAGAGCGCTCCAAAAGGAAAGAAAATTTTCATTGAAATCAAGTGTGGCCCTGAAATTCTCTCTCCGCTTTTGAATCAGCTTTCCAATTCTGAAATGAGTCCAGATGATATAGTGGTTATTTCATTTCATTCTGATGTGATAAAAGAGTTAAAGGCATTAAATCCAGTTTACAAAGGATTTTTTCTTTATTCTTGTGAGGATGGCCGAGATTTTGATAGATTAATTGATGAGGCTTTAGAGATAAATGCGAATGGAATCTCAACTGACAATGAATCTTCAAAATTATTTGTGGATAAAGTGATTGATGCTGGCTTAGAGTATCACTCTTGGACGATAGATGATGCAGATATCGCATTAAAGTTAATCGAGTGGGGAGCAAGTTCAATTACCACCAACGATCCTGAATCAATAATGAAAAGGATTAAGGGCTAA
- a CDS encoding DMT family transporter, translating into MSNNLSASVITAILAAFFFSLAATVVPYFYGVGGTVFLLLSVRYVSTFIFASILNKSPKKAKSRSAHTRLILISLFQALFISSYMYSIKLIPLSLAVVVIYTFPIITFFVNSLIKSRSIDLLSVAALLVSLFGIWVLVQGDSSDWNLWGIFWGLVASCAQVTVNILSRHDSVESGWGLVKYITVLPSLIFVSIYFILNSDPIASVSSEMLMWSILSAMGMSGGFYFFFKSISLIGPVRTSNVMYLEPVFTILLGVMLLQDALGMSQWVGMFIIFIATISLERWGKKYN; encoded by the coding sequence GTGTCCAATAATCTATCGGCAAGCGTTATCACGGCAATATTAGCGGCATTCTTTTTCTCTCTTGCTGCTACAGTAGTCCCGTATTTTTATGGAGTCGGAGGAACTGTATTCCTTCTTCTCTCGGTACGCTATGTCAGCACCTTTATATTTGCAAGCATTCTAAATAAGTCACCTAAGAAAGCTAAAAGTAGATCAGCTCATACTAGACTCATCTTAATAAGTCTGTTCCAGGCCCTCTTTATTTCTTCTTACATGTATTCAATCAAGTTAATTCCGCTGAGCCTTGCTGTAGTCGTGATTTACACGTTCCCTATCATTACCTTTTTTGTAAATTCTCTTATCAAAAGTAGATCCATTGATCTTTTATCAGTTGCCGCTCTATTAGTTTCGCTATTTGGTATTTGGGTTTTGGTTCAGGGCGACTCAAGTGATTGGAATTTGTGGGGCATATTTTGGGGATTGGTTGCCTCCTGCGCTCAAGTCACAGTCAACATTCTATCCAGGCACGATAGCGTTGAGTCTGGTTGGGGACTCGTTAAATACATAACAGTCTTGCCTTCATTAATATTTGTATCCATATACTTTATCCTGAATTCGGATCCAATTGCATCGGTCTCATCTGAAATGCTCATGTGGAGTATTCTCTCCGCAATGGGAATGAGTGGAGGCTTCTATTTTTTCTTTAAATCAATCTCTCTCATTGGGCCTGTTAGGACATCTAACGTAATGTATCTAGAGCCAGTATTTACAATACTTTTAGGTGTGATGCTTTTGCAAGATGCCCTTGGGATGAGTCAGTGGGTCGGTATGTTTATCATTTTTATTGCAACCATTTCTCTAGAACGATGGGGTAAAAAGTATAATTAA
- a CDS encoding acetoacetate--CoA ligase, which produces MFEEESVDSPIWKPNESQIRNANITKLLSHANQKAGLDFSNYWDLHQYSIDHSDKFWRLVADYCGAIGDFSGPVRVGESMIDTKWFPEASLNFSETMLARRDKADAIVFRGENKVELRLSFNDLYEQVAKVQAHMKACGVGPGDRVAAFLPNHPAAIIGMLATSSIGAIWSSCSPDFGKQGVLDRFGQIEPKLIFVVDGYYYNGKAHDTIERVKGFLDNLPSIENIIMVEYIQTYQGDIESCSTLLEVLSNQPENEVVFTHVPFDHPLCILYSSGTTGAPKCIVHGHGGTLLQHLKELQLHADVREDDRVFYFTTCSWMMWNWLVSALASKATVMLYDGSPFYPGPRTLWDFAEAEKFTLFGTSAKYVEALQKVGFSPKSEHNLEALRGMASTGSPLSAEGYDFVYSEIKDDLHLASISGGTDIVSCFVLGVPILPVYRGEIQAPGLGMDVQVWTDEGESVHQERGELICAQSFPSRPVFFWSDEGDKKYHSAYYENFENVWAHGDFAEITEHGGVVIYGRSDAVLNPGGVRIGTAEIYRQVDKVEAVLESIVIGQEWKNDVRVVLFVKMREGQELTDVLIKGIKSTIRTECTPRHVPAKILEVGDIPRTKSGKIVEISVRDIVHGREIKNKESLANPEALEFFKNRVELLSI; this is translated from the coding sequence TTGTTTGAGGAGGAATCAGTGGATTCACCGATCTGGAAACCAAATGAGTCTCAAATTCGTAACGCGAATATCACAAAGCTCTTAAGTCATGCGAACCAGAAAGCAGGTCTAGACTTTTCAAATTATTGGGATTTGCATCAGTATTCTATTGATCACTCTGATAAGTTTTGGCGATTGGTTGCGGATTATTGCGGTGCTATAGGTGATTTTTCAGGCCCTGTGCGAGTGGGCGAGTCGATGATTGATACCAAATGGTTTCCTGAAGCGTCCTTAAATTTTTCTGAAACTATGCTGGCACGTCGCGACAAAGCAGATGCGATCGTTTTTCGAGGTGAGAACAAGGTCGAATTACGCCTTTCTTTTAATGATCTCTATGAGCAAGTTGCCAAAGTTCAAGCACATATGAAGGCTTGTGGTGTTGGCCCAGGAGATCGAGTTGCAGCCTTTCTCCCAAATCATCCTGCGGCTATTATTGGTATGCTCGCTACAAGTTCAATTGGAGCGATTTGGTCTAGCTGCTCGCCTGATTTTGGTAAGCAAGGTGTTTTGGATCGTTTTGGGCAGATTGAGCCCAAGTTGATTTTTGTTGTTGATGGCTATTATTACAATGGAAAAGCGCATGACACAATTGAGAGAGTTAAGGGATTTTTAGATAATTTACCTTCAATCGAAAATATCATAATGGTTGAATATATTCAAACATATCAGGGCGATATAGAGAGCTGTTCAACTCTTTTGGAGGTGTTATCAAACCAACCAGAGAATGAAGTCGTGTTTACGCATGTCCCTTTTGATCATCCACTTTGTATACTCTATTCTTCAGGCACGACGGGCGCGCCTAAGTGCATAGTCCATGGCCACGGAGGCACACTTTTACAGCATCTTAAAGAGCTTCAGCTACATGCCGATGTTCGCGAAGATGATCGAGTATTTTATTTCACAACTTGTTCTTGGATGATGTGGAACTGGTTGGTTTCAGCTTTAGCTAGTAAGGCAACGGTAATGCTATATGATGGCTCACCATTTTATCCAGGACCGAGAACACTTTGGGATTTTGCAGAGGCTGAAAAATTTACGTTATTTGGCACTTCAGCTAAGTATGTTGAGGCGTTACAAAAAGTGGGCTTCTCTCCGAAATCTGAACACAATCTTGAGGCGCTTCGTGGCATGGCTTCAACCGGATCACCGCTTTCTGCAGAAGGTTATGATTTTGTGTATTCTGAGATTAAAGATGATCTGCATCTCGCATCGATCTCTGGAGGTACAGATATTGTCTCATGCTTTGTTTTGGGCGTGCCGATCCTGCCGGTTTATCGGGGTGAAATACAAGCGCCTGGGCTTGGCATGGATGTGCAAGTTTGGACTGATGAAGGTGAATCTGTTCATCAAGAGCGTGGTGAGCTTATTTGTGCACAATCATTCCCATCTCGCCCGGTGTTCTTTTGGAGTGATGAGGGAGATAAGAAATATCATTCTGCCTACTATGAAAATTTTGAAAATGTTTGGGCCCATGGTGATTTTGCGGAAATCACAGAGCATGGCGGCGTTGTGATTTATGGGCGTTCGGATGCGGTCCTTAATCCTGGAGGTGTTCGCATTGGTACTGCAGAGATTTACCGTCAAGTAGATAAAGTTGAGGCGGTACTTGAGAGCATCGTGATTGGGCAGGAATGGAAAAATGATGTACGTGTTGTGCTTTTTGTGAAGATGCGCGAAGGGCAGGAGCTTACAGATGTTCTCATTAAGGGGATTAAGTCAACTATCCGCACAGAGTGCACACCGAGACATGTTCCAGCAAAGATATTAGAAGTTGGTGATATTCCTAGAACAAAATCCGGAAAAATCGTAGAGATTTCGGTTCGTGATATAGTGCACGGGCGTGAGATTAAAAACAAGGAGTCGCTTGCAAACCCTGAGGCTTTAGAGTTTTTTAAAAACCGTGTAGAGCTCCTATCAATTTGA